Genomic DNA from Chelonia mydas isolate rCheMyd1 chromosome 6, rCheMyd1.pri.v2, whole genome shotgun sequence:
CGGCTGGCCTGTGTCTCCAGACACCTCTGTCCTTCCGTCCGTCCGTCTGTGTGTCCGTCCATATGTccgtctgtctgtgtgtctgtcccGATAGACCGCCTCTACTGGTCTACCTACCTGTTCAcacacacatctatctatctatctatctagcccCTTATACCccctctatccatctatctatctatccccatgcacctgctctatctatctatctatctatctatccccatccaccccatctatctatctatctatctatctatctatctatctatctatctatccccatccaccccatctatctatctatccccatataccccctctatctatctatctatctatctatctatctatctatctatctatctatctatccccatccaccccatctatctatctatccccatataccccctctatctatctatctatctgtctatctatctatctatctatctagccccttacaccccctctatccatctatctatccccatgcacctgctctatctatctatccccagacaccccctgtatccctctatctatctatctatctagccccttacaccccctctatccatctatctatccccatgcaccccctctatctatctatccccagacacccccatatctctctatctatcctcTTAGACCCCCTCTACCTATCTatgcccatctagcccagtagctgTCCGGGAGCCGTCAGACACACCTGTGCTCTGGCTCCCCCGGCCCAGCTTTCACCATTCCGCCCGGCCCTGTGGCAGGAGCTGCCCGGAGCTGGATGTGCCGGTCCGCCCGTCCCCCCATAGGCCGGCcgccttggggcagggatgggggtatTTGCTCATCCCCTTGGATCCCCCAAAGGCCTAACACCGGGAAGGGAATTTCAGCCTCCTTCCCCTGTCGGGCGCTCCAGAACTTGGGCTAAAGTGCCCTGGAGCGAGGCCCCCTGTCTGGAGCGGAGCCGGCCGGACATGGAGGCTGTCCCACGGCCCGGGGCCTCTCTCCCCAGGGTTAATCACAGCCGCCCCGATGCCTTTCAGCTGGAACTGGCCTGGCACCATCGGTTCTCGCCCTGCCGCTCGGTCCCCGGGCCAGAGCCAGCTCCCTTTGCGAGCAGCCGAACGTCTCTCTCCGGGACGGGCTCTCAGCCCCGGCTCCTCTCCGAGTCGTGGGCCAGGCCCCCGGGACATGAACCCAGCCCCGGTGCCCGGGCCCCCCATCCGGTCACTGCTGTCCCTCATGGAACACAGGGCTGGAGTGAGgcctgtgcgggggggggggggagggggggctgattTCACTCAGCCAGGGCCAGTGATAGCCAACCTCCCCTTACACTTAGCTCCCATCTAGGACTTGGTGGTGTCCAAGGGCTGCCCAAGTACctgcttgggggggtggggtcagcGCCGCCAGACTGGGGGGCTCAAAACCACCGACCAGCCCGCAGGGACTGGCCTATGGGACTCCCTGCCACATGTCACCCATAGTGGGGGATGggctgaccagatgtcccgattgtatagggacagtcctgatatttggggctttgtcttctataagcacctattactccccaccccaccccgattTGTCCCGctcgctgtctggtcaccctaggggggCAGCTgaagggagcaggggcctgggcctGAGGAAGGGGCGAGGTCTGCAtggggaggtggggcggggggcggggtctgATGGAAGGGGCAGGGTCTGCAtgaggaggtggggcgggggcggggtctgaTGGGAGGGGCGGGGTCTGATTGGAGGGGCGGGGTCTGCAtggggaggtggggcgggggcggggtctgatgggaggggcggggtctgaatggggagggggcgggggcggggtctgaACGGAGGGGCGGGGtctgcatggggagggggggcgggggcggggtctgatgggaggggcggggtctgaatggggagggggggcgggggcggggtctgaACGGAGGGGCGGGGTCTGCAtggggaggtggggcgggggcggggtctgatgggaggggcggggtctgaatggggaggggggcgggggcggggtctgaTGGGAGGGGCGGGGTCTGCATGGGGAGCTGGGGATGGGCCCAGCCAATAGGGGAAGGACGGGCAGGGGCCGGGCGCCCAGTAACACAATGGGCGTGGCCAGAGTTGTGCGGCTCGAGCGTGGGGCGGGGCCTAGCGCAGCAGGCCAGGCCGAGGGGTGGAGGCGGGGCCAAATTGAGTAACGGGCGTGGCGCGAGTGGGAAAAAGCGACTGGGCGGGGCCTATAGGAAGGGCGGGGCCTGAGTCTGGAAAGGAGAATGACAGGGTGCGGCACTTCCGCATTTCAGTGACGTCAGGCTCAATCGTCCAATCCGGACGCTTAGCGGATTGTTGCGCGGTGACGTTAGGCACGTCGAGTGGCACGTGAGCCATGGGGCAGGTCCCGCGCATGCGCACAACCAGCCATCGGTCCCCCTGCGCAGGCGCGGTGCCGTCGGGCGGGGCGGTTCCGGGTGCGGCTGCGGCAGCGGGGATCGGATCGCAGCGGCCATGGCGGCGGCGACAGCGGCGGCCCCGGGGGGGCCCGGCCCGGTGCCGGGGGCGCCCAAGCTGGGGGTGGAGTCGGTGAAGGGGCAGGTGTTCGACGTGGGGCCGCGATACACGGACCTGCAGTACATCGGGGAGGGGGCGTACGGCATGGTCTGGTGAGCGCCGCCGGCCGCGGCCGGATCCCTCCCGGCCACCGTACCCGGCCCCATTCCCCCGGCCCGGCCACCGTACCCGGCCCGATCTCCCTCTCCCGACCccattcccccgcccctcccggccACCGTACccggccccatgtccctcccggccACCGTACCTGACCCCATTTCCCCCCGGCCTGAtcttcctccctcacccctcccggcCACCGTACCCGGCCCCATTCCAACCTCCCGGCCACCGGCCGTTTTACTCTCCCCGCCCttccccgagcctcctgctcgCAGCGCCGCCGCCCCCGGGGTACAGTCCTGTCCCGGCTCGGGAGGcgcgcggggggaggggctgcccgccggactcctgggttctgggtCCCCGTGGTGCCGAGGGGGCTCTGCCGCGGGAAGCTGGGGGCCGGGCCCCCCGTGCCCCCCGTGCCCCATGGCCTCCCCTCTCTGCGCAGCTCGGCCTACGACCACGCGAACAAGCTCCGGGCGGCCATCAAGAAGATCAGCCCCTTCGAGCACCAGACGTACTGTCAGCGCACCCTGCGCGAGATCAAAATCCTGCTCCGCTTCCGGCACGAGAACATCATCGGGATCAACGACATCCTGCGGGCCGCGGCCATCGACCACATGCGCGACGTGTATCCTCCGCCGTGCCCCGGGGGGACCCGGCCCCGCCCCAGGGGAGTCCCGGCCCCGGGGACCCGGCCCCGCCCCAGGGGAGTCCCGGCCCCGCACTGGAGGAGGGGTCCCCGTGTGCCCGGCCCGCCACCCCACAGGTGCCGCATCCCCTTACCAATCATGTTATGCCCCTTGACCCCCATGCCTGCCCCCCCTCGGGGCGCCGCCCCCCCCAGGTACATCGTGCAGGACCTGATGGAGACCGACCTGTACAAGCTACTGAAGACGCAGCAGCTGAGCAATGACCACATCTGCTACTTCCTGTACCAGATTCTGCGCGGCCTCAAGTACATCCACTCGGCCAACGTGCTGCACCGCGACCTCAAGCCCAGCAACCTGCTCATCAACACCACCTGCGATCTCAAGGCGAGGACACCCTCCCCGGCCagccctcagcccagccccacatccccccttccctgcccctgggcCCAGGGTCTGCCGCCCCAGGTTggcccctcagcccagccccccccggtCTCCCCTACCCCCGGATTGGCCCAGCGTGcaagtctttccccccaccccccactctatCCCCTCCCCCTTGAGCTCGGGGCGGAGGATTGGGCAGCCAGGACtaatcctccctcccctctccagatCTGTGACTTTGGTCTGGCCCGCATCGCCGACCCGGAGCATGACCACACTGGCTTCTTGACAGAGTATGTGGCTACCCGCTGGTACCGCGCCCCCGAGATCATGCTCAACTCCAAGGTGAGGGGCTGGAAGCCTGGCTCCTAGCTCTGGTTCAGGGCGCGCTGGCTCTGGCGAGTgagagcaaggggctgggagccaggacgccggggctctgtccccagctcggggaagaggggggaatcTAGTAGGTTGgaagccaggatgcctgggttctaccCTGGCACCACGGGGGAGTGTCAGAGGAACCAGACCTAAGTTGATTTGCCTGGAATTTCCTTTTCTGgcctcagagtagcagccgtgttagtctgtatccgcaaaaagaaaatgtgccattgtggcaccttagagactaaccagtttattagagcatgagctttcgtgggctacagctcactgcatcggataaagctcaggaaagcttaggctctaataaatttgttagtctctaaggtgccacaatggcacattttcttttttctggccTGTTTCTTCAGGCAGGCAgacctgcagctgcagcaggattGGGTCGGTGGGGTAAGAGCATGGGGGGTGGCTCCCTGTCTCCGCCCCCTCTGACCCCTGTCTGTCGGTCCCCAGGGCTACACCAAATCCATCGACATCTGGTCGGTGGGCTGCATCCTGGCGGAGATGCTCTCCAACCGGCCCATCTTCCCTGGCAAGCACTACCTGGACCAGCTCAACCACATCCTGGgtgagggagtggggcagggcatcTGGATGCTGATGTGTTGAGGGCCAACTACTTATAAATGGGCGGGGCATCTTGGAACTGGGGGCGGGGCTACTAGAGCACTGAGAGGATGCTGAAGTCGGGGTGGGGCTTCCATGGAGGGGGATGAATATCTGGATGATGTAGCTATGGGGCGAGGCTGTCTCCAGAAGTGGGGCCTCTTGCTGCAGGGCTGTGTGGTATCAGGGCAGGGCCTAGGctagcccctcccctctccatccTGACTCCTCCCCCTGTGCAGGGATCCTGGGGTCACCCTCGCAGGACGACCTGAACTGCATCATCAACATGAAGGCGCGGAATTACCTGCAGTCACTGCCCCAGAAGGCCAAGGTGCCCTGGCCCAAGCTGTTCCCCAAGGCTGACCCCAAAGGTGAGGATCTGGCATCCCTGTGTGGAGCCTCTGGgcgtcccctcccccaggctaGCCCTGCTGTGCCGTGGGGCTCCCCCGGATCCCACCTTCCCCTGGGAGCCCCCCGGTGGCggccccctcaccctgcccctcctctcatCCCTTCCACAGCCCTCGACCTGCTGGACAAGATGTTGACCTTTAACCCCAACAAGCGCATCACTGTGGAGGAGTCGCTGGCTCACCCCTATCTGGAGCAGTATTACGACCCCTCGGACGAGGTGGGGGTCCgcggacgcctgggtcccctccccagagctgggggggaacgggctctggtggttagagcagggggcctgggagccaggactcctgggttctgactCCCGCGGGGTGGGGAGTGGGCTTCTCTCCCGAGCGCTGGGTGGGGGTTGGCCCCAGACACCGCAGCTCACTGTCCCCTCCTCTCTTTGAAGCCGGTGGCCGAAGAGCCCTTCACTTTCGACATGGAGCTTGACGACCTGCCCAAGGAGAAGCTGAAGGAGCTGATCTTCGAGGAGACGGCGCGGTTCCAGCCAGGCTACCAGGGGCCGTGAGCGCTGGTCAGTGCCTCATTCCgctccagggggctgggacacgGGGCCGTTCCCCTCCAGGGGCCGccagctcccatccggccccaggggggacaggctggctcaggggatgggGCATGCGACACGGGGCcgttcccctccagggggcgccagctccTATCCAGCCCCAGGGGggacgggctggcttgggggtctcactgcctctctctttcccaccccccagGTCCGTCACGCTCCAGCCTAGACCTGCCTCCCTCTGAGAAGGTTTCGACCTGGCCCCTGCGCCCGGAGCGCCCCTCAGACTCTGACTGGGGGGCTAGGGGCCCCTGCCCGAGGGGGCCAGCCCTGCCATTGTGCTGTATAACTGCTTCGCAATGTGGCTGTGACTCCTTAACCCCCCCAGGCTGTGCCTCTGGGGGGGCCTGGCGGGGGGACCCAGTGCCCCCCTGATTCCTGGATGTGGAGGGGGAATCTCTCCTGCTTTGTATCTAATGAGTTAACAATTGTAATTagcccctgcctgctgctgggaatgtgtgtgtggggggaggagactgGGGGGTACTCCCCTAGGAGTTCCTATTGCCCCCAGTTCCTGTCTGTgtcatgggggggcagggctgcccctCCCGTAGGGGGATATTCGTGCCCGCCCAGCTAATAtttgtgtgttggggaggggctgggagcaggtccagccccctccccttccttccctgcctgctctagtctggcagggaggggggagaatttctcctgctgcctggcctgggTGCGAAGTGATGAGCCAGGGCTGGTGGCTCCCCTGGGGGGAAAGAACCCCGGAGTCCGGGGGAGGGTCAGGGGTGGGCAGAGATTTGTATTTTCAgtcctgccccccacctgggggTGCCATCTCCGTTCAAAGGGCTACGGCAGCACCTGATGGCTCCTCTTGGAGCCCCCCCAACTGACCTGCACATGAACCCCGGAACCTGGGCTCTCtaccccccccaaaacccactgacAACACTCCCTCcgagagccgggagagaaccccggagtcctggctcccagtcccccactcccctcccagagctgggagagaaccccggagtcctggctcccagtcccccactcccctcccagagctgggagagaaccccggagtcctggctcccagccccccctgctctaacctaccagcccctgctcccctcccagagccgggagagaaccccggagtcctggctcccagtcccccactcccctcccagagctggggatagaaccccggtgtcctggctcccagccccccactccagcAAAAGACTGGATCTGAAGGATCCTGTGGTTTGGTGGAGGGGCCACTGGGAGCTCAGATTCCTGGGTTCTacatgtcccccacccccatctgtgcctcagtttccctgtatgATTGGCTGCCAACCTGTCTTCAATGTGGGCTGATCGCTggtcctccctgccccaccagccacagccccctCATGTATGGGGGGGCCCCACTGGCAGCCTGCCCCCTAAGTGGGGGAAGCCCGCGTGTTGTCCTGCCCCGTGGGGTGAAATTGGCTGGGCTCTGGTGACCCTGCTATGGAACTGTACAGACCCCCCCACAATAAACCGTTCTGAATCCCAGCGCCTGTGTCTGACTGGGGGGCggcgctggggaagggggggaaggggggtgctcGCAGCAGGGGCGAGGGGAGCTGtgctgaggggatggggggaggccaGGCCCTTCCCCCATGGCCAGGCAGATGGCTAATGAGTGAGGGGGGATgtgtctgcgggggggggggggggaggggggcacagcaggtgTTGGACTTTGTCCCTGGGTGGTTGGGGGAGACCGTtcccgtggggggggggctgacagGGGGGTGGTGTcccgtgtggggggggggcagcaggtggtGGACTTtgtccctggggggggggagctgattCCCGCGGGGGGTGTGTGAAGTGGGTGTTGTCccgcgggggggggcagcaggtggtGGACTTTGTccctgggtggatgggggagctgaTTCCCGCGGGGGAGGGTGAAGGGGGCGGTGtcccgcggggggggggcagcgggtgGTGGACTTGGTCCCTGGGTGGTTGGGGGAGCCCGTTCCCGCGGGGGGGGCAGCGGGTGGTGGACTTGGTCCCTGGGTGGATGGCGGAGCCTGTGCCCGCGGGGGGGCTGTgcccgcggggggcgggggcgggcggtGTCCCGCGGGGGGGCGTGTCCCGCGGGGGTGGCTGCTCTCGCCCGCCCCGCCCGGACCGGCTCCTCCAGCCCGGCCGGTCCCGGGCCCGATCCCGATCCCGATCCCGGCCCCGCCGAGCCATGTTCGCCCCGCTGCTGCTGGCGCTGCCGGCCCTGGGGGGCTTCGCCCTGGCCTCGCTCTGCCTCCGCCGCCGGCCCGGGCTGCTGCACCGGCCCCGCCAGCCCCCGTTCCCCTGCCGCCACGTGTCCCACCGCGGGGGTGAGCGCCGGGGGGGCGGCCGGaggaggcaggtgtggggggaggggcggcaggggcagggaggggggtggcgggaggaggcaggtgtggggggaggggcggcaggggcaggggcagggaggggggtggcgggaggaggcaggtgtggggggaggtggggctggggctggggctggggcaggggcaggggcagggaggggggtggcgggaggaggcaggtgtggggggaggggcggcaggtGCGGTGGGGACAGGTGCGGGGAGCTGGCTCAGGCCCCATCAGTAGCCCGCCCCTAGCTCTATAATCTGCTCTTTTCCCCACACCTATGGGGCGCGGTGGGGGGTggcttccttccttctcctccttgccCTGAGTAGGGAGCGCTGCcatcccggacgcctgggtctcACTCCCGGAAGTGGGGAGCGACCGAGATGAGGTTGGAAACCAGGTGTCTGGGTGCAAGACCCTCGttgcccccagggcagggggaacagGACCAGGGGGCAGGATAATcacccctgggctggggagcctggaagcagtggggtggggagtagTGAGGCCTGGGAGCAATCGGGTTGGAGGACAGGGGGACCtgggggactgggagcagaggggctgtgggACAGGGGAGCTAGGAGCAGAGGGGCCTGGGAGGAATGGGGTTAGAGGACAGGGGGGCTGGCCTGGGAGCAGTGGGGCCTAGAAGCAGtagggtgtgggggcaggggcgcTGGCCTGGGAACAGTGGGGCCTGGGAGCAGTAAG
This window encodes:
- the MAPK3 gene encoding mitogen-activated protein kinase 3 isoform X2, giving the protein MAAATAAAPGGPGPVPGAPKLGVESVKGQVFDVGPRYTDLQYIGEGAYGMVWYIVQDLMETDLYKLLKTQQLSNDHICYFLYQILRGLKYIHSANVLHRDLKPSNLLINTTCDLKICDFGLARIADPEHDHTGFLTEYVATRWYRAPEIMLNSKGYTKSIDIWSVGCILAEMLSNRPIFPGKHYLDQLNHILGILGSPSQDDLNCIINMKARNYLQSLPQKAKVPWPKLFPKADPKALDLLDKMLTFNPNKRITVEESLAHPYLEQYYDPSDEPVAEEPFTFDMELDDLPKEKLKELIFEETARFQPGYQGP
- the MAPK3 gene encoding mitogen-activated protein kinase 3 isoform X1, producing MAAATAAAPGGPGPVPGAPKLGVESVKGQVFDVGPRYTDLQYIGEGAYGMVCSAYDHANKLRAAIKKISPFEHQTYCQRTLREIKILLRFRHENIIGINDILRAAAIDHMRDVYIVQDLMETDLYKLLKTQQLSNDHICYFLYQILRGLKYIHSANVLHRDLKPSNLLINTTCDLKICDFGLARIADPEHDHTGFLTEYVATRWYRAPEIMLNSKGYTKSIDIWSVGCILAEMLSNRPIFPGKHYLDQLNHILGILGSPSQDDLNCIINMKARNYLQSLPQKAKVPWPKLFPKADPKALDLLDKMLTFNPNKRITVEESLAHPYLEQYYDPSDEPVAEEPFTFDMELDDLPKEKLKELIFEETARFQPGYQGP